A portion of the Sphaerochaeta pleomorpha str. Grapes genome contains these proteins:
- a CDS encoding aminotransferase class IV gives MVAEHAVRNGVIIKEADATLSVTNREVQFGFSTYESIRVIKGRPVHLADHLRRLDKSCEGIFLSHSFTNEELTNWVHALIQVDSLVEASVRILVVGGKDPQCFITAAPLISYPDSYYREGVVTFTYEGERLMPSCKTGNLLLNYMALEAARRQGGFEALLVNREGEILEGTRSNFFAFREGKLYTAPSEKVLLGVTRDRVVQAALKNGIEVVYESPLAKDVRSGLYDELFISATSMAAMPIYSVDGKSFAGPFTRTLAICHQVREWELED, from the coding sequence ATGGTCGCTGAACATGCCGTACGGAACGGGGTTATCATTAAGGAAGCGGACGCCACACTCAGTGTGACAAACAGGGAAGTGCAGTTTGGGTTTTCTACCTATGAATCCATTCGGGTCATCAAGGGGAGACCTGTACATCTTGCCGATCATTTGAGGCGATTGGACAAGTCCTGTGAGGGCATCTTCCTTTCCCATTCATTCACCAACGAGGAATTGACAAACTGGGTACATGCTCTCATACAGGTGGATTCCTTGGTGGAAGCTTCTGTACGTATCCTTGTTGTCGGGGGCAAGGATCCTCAATGTTTTATAACGGCAGCACCTCTGATTTCATACCCTGATAGCTATTACAGAGAAGGAGTTGTAACCTTTACCTATGAAGGCGAACGATTGATGCCATCCTGTAAGACAGGGAATCTGCTGTTGAATTATATGGCTCTTGAAGCTGCCCGCCGCCAAGGTGGATTTGAAGCACTTCTAGTCAATAGGGAAGGGGAAATCCTGGAGGGGACGCGTAGCAATTTCTTTGCCTTCAGGGAAGGTAAGCTGTATACAGCTCCCTCTGAAAAGGTGTTGCTGGGGGTAACCCGGGACCGGGTTGTCCAGGCTGCGCTTAAAAATGGCATAGAGGTTGTCTACGAATCCCCTTTGGCAAAGGATGTCCGTTCCGGGTTGTACGATGAATTGTTTATCTCCGCCACCAGTATGGCGGCTATGCCGATATACTCTGTCGATGGGAAAAGCTTTGCCGGTCCGTTTACGAGGACCCTTGCTATCTGCCATCAGGTAAGGGAATGGGAGCTAGAGGACTGA